The Aureispira anguillae genome contains a region encoding:
- a CDS encoding nuclear transport factor 2 family protein, producing MKLITVLVGVVFLYSFINCNTPTIPATQKEEKMNLSKKEKVVALLNSFNTGDQTPIGYINPTKYIQHNLAVGDGLEGFGELMKMAPPEGFKAKVIRAFEDGDYVFTHTEYDFFGPKAAFDVFRFEAGKIVEHWDNLAEITPPNPSGRTQLDGATALTDLDKTAANKALVKGFVTDVLKNGEVEKLTDYINPQKYLQHNSTIADGLDGLGNALKYFADNGLILQYDQLHQVLGEGNFVLTISEGKFGKGDPVAYYDLFRIEEGKIVEHWDIIETIPNKEDWKNSNGKF from the coding sequence ATGAAATTAATAACAGTACTGGTTGGAGTGGTCTTTCTTTACAGTTTTATCAATTGTAATACACCAACGATTCCAGCAACTCAAAAAGAGGAAAAAATGAACTTATCAAAAAAAGAAAAAGTGGTTGCCCTACTCAATAGTTTTAACACGGGTGATCAAACTCCAATTGGTTATATTAATCCGACCAAATATATCCAACATAATCTAGCCGTTGGCGATGGCTTAGAAGGTTTTGGGGAACTCATGAAAATGGCACCACCAGAAGGTTTTAAAGCGAAAGTTATTCGAGCTTTTGAAGATGGAGACTATGTTTTTACGCATACTGAATATGATTTTTTTGGACCCAAAGCTGCTTTTGATGTATTTAGGTTTGAAGCAGGTAAAATTGTTGAACATTGGGACAACCTAGCTGAAATCACTCCTCCAAATCCAAGTGGTAGAACTCAACTAGATGGCGCAACAGCCTTGACTGATTTAGACAAAACAGCCGCTAATAAAGCTTTGGTTAAAGGTTTTGTAACCGATGTCTTAAAAAATGGGGAGGTAGAAAAATTAACAGATTATATTAATCCTCAAAAATATCTTCAACATAATTCAACTATCGCAGATGGGCTAGATGGCTTAGGAAATGCCTTAAAATACTTTGCAGATAATGGATTAATCCTTCAATATGACCAACTCCATCAAGTGCTTGGAGAAGGTAATTTTGTGTTAACGATTAGTGAAGGTAAATTTGGCAAAGGAGATCCTGTCGCTTATTATGACTTGTTTAGAATAGAGGAAGGAAAAATTGTAGAACATTGGGATATCATTGAGACAATTCCTAACAAGGAAGATTGGAAAAACTCAAATGGTAAGTTTTAG
- a CDS encoding helix-turn-helix domain-containing protein: protein MSKNQHFNINTILVYPMLPKIEQIKFQNQTLPKSNFDLVSLKELLSRGRLQAELTTLHQVNFYILLLGTNHQGCHTIDFTDYSYQQGTVLSIRKDQIHKFHLSKAEGLLFFFTDDFIASYLEQQEALKALQLFNELLSSPKIQLTPIEYADILQLGQHIQNEYTQVVDDYSLGIIRSLLHILIAKLYRAKAQKGCDLTPRKYLTEFIAFQKLVETNCFKTKKVMDYAQTMGCSTKTLNNIVQEIVHKSAKNFINELIVTKIKRLLIHSSASIKEIAYTAGFDEPTNFYKFFKKYTQSSPEAFRKAHL, encoded by the coding sequence TTGTCAAAGAACCAACATTTTAATATCAATACGATTCTAGTATATCCTATGCTTCCTAAAATAGAACAAATTAAATTTCAGAATCAAACGCTCCCCAAATCTAATTTTGATTTGGTTAGTCTAAAGGAGCTATTGAGTAGAGGAAGGCTACAGGCAGAATTAACGACACTCCATCAAGTTAATTTTTATATTTTATTATTAGGAACAAACCATCAAGGTTGCCACACAATTGATTTTACAGATTATTCCTATCAGCAAGGTACTGTTCTTAGCATTCGAAAAGATCAAATTCACAAATTCCATCTCAGCAAGGCAGAGGGGCTTTTATTCTTTTTTACAGATGACTTTATTGCCAGTTATTTGGAGCAACAGGAAGCCCTAAAAGCACTACAATTATTTAATGAATTATTGAGTTCACCCAAAATTCAACTAACACCAATAGAATATGCGGATATACTGCAATTAGGGCAACATATTCAAAATGAGTATACCCAAGTAGTTGATGATTATTCGTTGGGAATCATACGAAGTCTCTTACATATTCTTATTGCAAAGCTGTATCGTGCCAAGGCTCAAAAAGGATGTGATTTAACTCCTCGAAAATACCTAACCGAATTTATTGCCTTTCAAAAATTAGTAGAGACCAATTGCTTTAAAACAAAAAAAGTAATGGATTATGCCCAGACAATGGGCTGTAGTACCAAGACACTTAACAATATAGTGCAAGAAATTGTCCATAAGTCTGCTAAAAATTTTATTAATGAGTTGATTGTTACAAAAATCAAACGACTATTAATTCATTCGAGTGCTTCTATCAAAGAAATTGCCTATACTGCTGGTTTTGATGAGCCTACTAATTTTTATAAATTTTTTAAAAAGTACACCCAATCTTCTCCCGAGGCCTTTCGAAAAGCCCATTTATAA
- the acs gene encoding acetate--CoA ligase yields the protein MTTQIKSFEQYQEVYQKSVNQPEVFWEEQAASFIWRKKWDKTLDWDFRKPAVKWFVGGKLNITENCLDRHLETRGDKTAIIWEPNEPNEPTIKYTYKELHAEVCQFANVLKANGITKGDRVCFYMPMVAELAIAVLACARIGAVHSVVFAGFSAKALADRVKDAQAKMIITSDGNYRGAKNIPVKAVVDAALEQDCDSVETVIVYQRTQTAVTMQDGRDKWWHEEMKGKSTSCEATEMDAEDMLFILYTSGSTGKPKGVVHTCGGYMVYTEYSFQNVFQYQEEDVYWCTADIGWITGHSYIVYGPLLAGATTMMFEGVPTYPDAGRFWKICEKHQVNQFYTAPTAIRALQAMGDEHVTNSDLSSLKVLGTVGEPINDEAWHWYNEVVGQQKCPIVDTWWQTETGGIMISALAGHTPLKPCYASLPLPGIQPCLVDTDGNEIEGNDVEGLLCVKFPWPSMIRTTYGDHERCRQVYFSAFEDKYFTGDGARRDENGFYRIIGRVDDVINVSGHRFGTAEIEDAINGHLNIVESAVVGYPHDIKGQGIYAYVIANDAVVDEAEFREEILFIVSKEIGRIAKPDKIQIVKGLPKTRSGKIMRRILRKIASGDVSNLGDTSTLLNPDVVEEVIGSALVE from the coding sequence ATGACCACACAAATAAAATCATTCGAACAGTATCAAGAAGTTTATCAAAAAAGTGTCAACCAACCAGAAGTATTTTGGGAAGAACAAGCTGCCTCTTTTATTTGGCGCAAAAAATGGGACAAAACACTAGATTGGGACTTTAGAAAACCAGCGGTAAAATGGTTTGTGGGTGGTAAATTGAATATTACAGAAAATTGCCTAGATCGCCATTTGGAGACTAGAGGAGATAAAACAGCCATCATTTGGGAGCCAAATGAACCCAATGAGCCTACTATAAAATATACTTACAAAGAGTTGCACGCTGAGGTTTGTCAATTTGCCAATGTGCTCAAAGCAAATGGTATCACCAAAGGAGATAGAGTTTGTTTTTATATGCCAATGGTTGCAGAATTGGCGATTGCTGTTTTGGCTTGTGCTAGAATAGGAGCTGTTCATTCGGTCGTATTTGCAGGCTTTTCTGCCAAGGCGTTGGCTGATCGAGTAAAAGATGCCCAAGCCAAAATGATTATTACTTCAGATGGAAATTATAGAGGGGCTAAAAATATTCCTGTTAAGGCGGTTGTTGATGCTGCTTTAGAGCAGGATTGTGATTCCGTAGAAACTGTTATTGTGTATCAGCGTACACAGACAGCGGTGACGATGCAGGATGGGAGAGATAAGTGGTGGCACGAAGAAATGAAGGGGAAAAGCACAAGCTGCGAGGCAACAGAAATGGATGCTGAGGATATGTTGTTTATTTTATACACTTCTGGCTCTACTGGCAAACCCAAAGGAGTCGTGCATACCTGTGGCGGGTATATGGTGTACACCGAGTATTCATTTCAAAATGTATTTCAATATCAAGAAGAGGATGTGTATTGGTGTACGGCAGATATAGGATGGATTACAGGGCATTCGTATATTGTTTATGGTCCTTTGTTGGCTGGAGCGACAACTATGATGTTTGAAGGAGTACCAACGTATCCCGATGCAGGGCGATTTTGGAAAATTTGCGAAAAACATCAAGTCAATCAATTTTATACGGCACCAACTGCCATTCGAGCGCTACAAGCAATGGGAGATGAGCATGTCACGAATAGCGACTTAAGCAGCCTTAAGGTTTTGGGGACGGTCGGAGAGCCTATTAATGATGAAGCCTGGCATTGGTACAACGAAGTGGTTGGACAACAAAAATGCCCTATTGTAGATACTTGGTGGCAAACGGAAACAGGGGGCATCATGATTTCTGCTTTGGCAGGGCATACGCCTCTAAAACCTTGTTATGCTAGTCTGCCTTTACCTGGGATTCAGCCTTGTTTGGTAGATACTGATGGTAATGAAATTGAAGGAAACGATGTAGAAGGTTTGCTTTGTGTAAAATTCCCTTGGCCCTCTATGATCCGAACTACTTATGGGGATCATGAGCGTTGCAGGCAGGTCTATTTTTCGGCTTTTGAGGATAAATATTTTACAGGAGATGGTGCTAGACGAGACGAAAATGGGTTTTATCGAATCATTGGTCGGGTGGATGATGTTATTAATGTATCAGGGCATCGTTTTGGAACGGCTGAAATTGAAGATGCCATTAATGGTCATCTTAATATTGTTGAATCTGCTGTTGTAGGCTATCCACATGATATAAAGGGGCAGGGGATTTATGCTTATGTAATCGCAAATGATGCGGTGGTTGATGAAGCTGAATTTAGAGAAGAAATCTTATTTATTGTTTCTAAAGAAATTGGACGTATTGCTAAGCCAGATAAGATTCAGATTGTAAAAGGGCTGCCTAAAACTCGTTCAGGAAAAATTATGCGCCGTATTTTACGTAAAATAGCAAGTGGCGATGTCTCTAATTTGGGAGATACTTCTACCTTACTCAATCCAGATGTGGTAGAGGAAGTCATTGGAAGTGCATTGGTTGAATAG
- a CDS encoding PorP/SprF family type IX secretion system membrane protein: MLKTIQKCIGVILLFSAFSIQAQQLPLLNHYIYNPYLYNPARTGQNDFGMVSLHFKRQWTSLPNSPFSGAISLESPIKTEKLGNMGLGGMLYVDQMHITTNVGGMATYAYHIPFSSQKAFKHGLSAGLSLGFVHQRFNYSAATVENPNDNQLLPSEGNGTSFDFSAGLDYQWKGLHIGAAMLQGLNTGLQLLSTNNLRYVNTRQWLVSASYKHLFGPVEKKHRFYLQPVFMGRIIENIPFQAEANVIVGLDGMGWIGVGYRSSNNTTATASIDLTLGVEIKRQFVFAYTFGIGVDSQLNTSMGTQHELMLAYRFGENKKIKQMQENMKVLKDKNNQLELTINENRKRTDSLQTVLKETNTILEQNTTTIQQQGDAIKENSSKIEQHGNEIKKNQEELKKLRKMIDNQPLKYKKVGEVFFDNGSVKLGATSEANLDAVKQALDQEQAKGNEIRVYIKGNASTNGDAKKNMELSMRRATAVRQYLVNKGLDGNKVTLIPMGEEDPTNGAKTSASGDSKDRRVDIIFTAKKPKGRL, translated from the coding sequence ATGTTAAAAACAATTCAAAAATGTATAGGGGTAATTTTGCTATTTAGTGCATTTAGCATTCAAGCACAACAACTGCCCTTACTCAATCATTATATTTATAACCCATACTTATATAATCCAGCTCGAACGGGGCAAAATGATTTTGGTATGGTTAGTTTGCATTTTAAAAGACAATGGACCTCACTACCGAATTCGCCCTTTAGTGGTGCTATAAGCCTAGAATCTCCCATTAAGACTGAAAAGCTAGGAAATATGGGACTTGGCGGTATGCTTTATGTAGATCAGATGCACATTACCACCAATGTTGGAGGCATGGCAACCTATGCTTATCATATTCCTTTTAGTAGTCAAAAGGCGTTCAAACACGGTCTAAGCGCAGGGCTATCGTTGGGATTTGTGCATCAACGGTTTAATTATTCTGCGGCAACGGTTGAAAATCCAAACGACAATCAACTGCTGCCCTCTGAAGGCAATGGAACTTCTTTTGATTTTAGCGCTGGTCTAGATTATCAATGGAAGGGACTTCATATTGGTGCTGCGATGCTTCAAGGTTTAAATACAGGACTTCAGTTGTTAAGTACCAACAACCTTCGGTATGTCAATACTCGTCAATGGCTAGTTTCTGCTAGTTATAAACACTTATTTGGTCCTGTTGAGAAAAAACACCGTTTTTATTTACAACCTGTTTTCATGGGTAGAATCATCGAGAACATCCCCTTTCAAGCTGAAGCCAATGTGATTGTTGGTTTAGACGGAATGGGTTGGATAGGTGTTGGCTATCGTTCTAGCAACAACACGACTGCTACTGCTTCTATTGATCTTACACTAGGCGTTGAAATTAAGCGGCAGTTTGTCTTTGCTTATACCTTTGGCATTGGGGTAGATTCTCAACTTAATACGAGTATGGGAACTCAACATGAACTTATGTTGGCTTATCGCTTTGGTGAAAACAAAAAGATTAAGCAAATGCAGGAGAACATGAAAGTGTTAAAAGACAAAAATAATCAATTAGAATTAACCATTAATGAAAATCGGAAAAGAACGGATTCGCTACAAACCGTTCTAAAAGAAACCAATACGATTTTGGAGCAAAATACGACAACCATTCAACAACAAGGAGATGCTATTAAAGAAAACAGCTCCAAAATTGAACAACATGGTAATGAGATTAAAAAGAATCAAGAAGAGCTTAAAAAGCTTAGAAAGATGATCGACAATCAACCTCTAAAATACAAAAAAGTGGGGGAGGTTTTCTTTGACAATGGTTCTGTTAAATTGGGAGCTACCTCCGAGGCTAATTTAGATGCCGTTAAGCAAGCCTTAGATCAAGAGCAAGCTAAAGGCAATGAAATTCGAGTATACATTAAAGGTAATGCAAGCACAAATGGTGATGCCAAAAAGAATATGGAATTGTCGATGCGCCGTGCAACTGCCGTTCGTCAATACTTGGTCAATAAAGGGTTGGATGGTAATAAGGTTACACTGATTCCTATGGGAGAAGAAGACCCTACCAATGGAGCCAAAACTAGTGCTTCTGGCGATTCTAAAGATCGTAGGGTTGATATTATTTTTACAGCAAAAAAACCAAAAGGTAGATTATAA